A region from the Sphingomonas brevis genome encodes:
- the bla gene encoding subclass B3 metallo-beta-lactamase, giving the protein MFASIAFLALAAQQIVVPLGKTPRQIERPIHPVEEWGPIWAANCKDWDEWDKPAPPVRIHGNTYLVGTCGISAILIAGEDGHVLIDGGTERGADLIAENIRQLGFKLKDIKYLLMSHEHLDHVGGMARLQQLTGATLVTSRAAETVMNSGAASADDPQAGEHPPFRAASVGRVVGDGSDVLIGNIRVFAMTTPGHTPGALSWRWESCDGGVCRTIVYADSLTPVSRDDYKFSAHPESLEAFRASIAKIAASPCEILLTPHPSSSAMRDRMIGKAPLFDPDGCKNYAAKLSKNLDERLAKEAAGQ; this is encoded by the coding sequence ATGTTCGCTAGTATCGCGTTTCTTGCCCTTGCCGCACAGCAGATCGTCGTCCCGCTCGGCAAGACCCCGCGCCAGATCGAACGGCCGATCCACCCGGTCGAGGAATGGGGGCCGATCTGGGCGGCAAACTGCAAGGATTGGGACGAGTGGGACAAGCCCGCGCCGCCTGTTCGAATTCACGGCAACACATACCTGGTCGGCACTTGCGGCATCAGCGCGATCCTAATCGCCGGAGAGGACGGCCATGTGCTGATCGATGGAGGGACAGAGCGGGGCGCCGACCTCATCGCCGAGAATATCCGCCAGCTCGGCTTCAAGCTGAAGGACATCAAATATCTGCTGATGAGCCATGAGCATCTCGATCATGTCGGGGGAATGGCCCGGCTGCAGCAGCTGACTGGCGCGACGCTGGTCACCTCACGCGCCGCGGAAACCGTGATGAACAGCGGCGCAGCGAGCGCGGACGATCCGCAGGCTGGCGAGCACCCACCCTTCCGTGCGGCGAGCGTCGGCCGGGTAGTCGGCGACGGAAGCGATGTGCTGATCGGCAATATCAGGGTGTTCGCCATGACGACGCCCGGCCACACGCCGGGCGCGCTCAGCTGGCGCTGGGAAAGCTGCGATGGCGGCGTCTGCCGGACGATCGTTTACGCCGACAGCCTGACGCCGGTCAGCCGCGACGATTACAAGTTCAGCGCGCATCCGGAATCTCTCGAAGCCTTTCGCGCATCGATCGCCAAGATCGCAGCCAGCCCCTGCGAAATCCTGCTGACCCCCCATCCCTCATCCAGCGCCATGCGCGATCGGATGATTGGCAAGGCTCCGCTGTTCGATCCGGACGGCTGCAAGAATTATGCGGCAAAGCTCAGCAAAAACCTGGACGAGCGGCTGGCAAAGGAGGCGGCGGGCCAATGA
- a CDS encoding SDR family NAD(P)-dependent oxidoreductase: MNILLTGASRGIGAATLELLASTGHQVAGHSTMGDNGLIAGDLADPAATRLIWDAALDRLGGRIDALVNNAGIYEGVADDAADQEWHSAWDRTLRINLQATADLCRLAVGHFKANGGGRIVNVSSRAAYRGDSPSHWHYAASKSAIIGMTKTIARGYAADNILAFAVAPGFTVSEMTEEYLAGRGGAAIVADIPLGRVTSTLEVAEAIRWLAIDAPAASTGSVIDLNGASYVR, from the coding sequence ATGAACATCCTCCTGACCGGCGCCAGCCGCGGCATCGGCGCCGCAACGCTCGAACTGCTTGCTTCCACCGGCCACCAGGTCGCCGGCCATTCGACGATGGGCGACAACGGCCTGATTGCCGGAGACCTTGCCGACCCGGCGGCGACGCGCCTTATTTGGGACGCCGCGCTCGACAGGCTGGGCGGGCGGATCGACGCGCTGGTCAACAATGCCGGCATTTATGAGGGTGTCGCCGACGACGCGGCGGACCAGGAATGGCACTCGGCCTGGGACCGTACGCTCAGGATCAACCTGCAGGCCACCGCCGACCTCTGCCGGCTGGCCGTTGGGCATTTCAAGGCAAACGGCGGCGGGCGCATCGTCAATGTCTCGAGCCGCGCCGCCTATCGCGGAGACAGTCCCAGCCATTGGCACTATGCAGCGTCCAAATCGGCGATCATCGGCATGACCAAGACCATCGCCCGCGGCTACGCCGCCGACAACATCCTCGCCTTCGCGGTGGCGCCCGGCTTCACCGTTTCGGAAATGACCGAGGAATATCTGGCCGGGCGCGGCGGCGCGGCGATCGTCGCCGACATCCCGCTCGGCCGGGTGACGAGCACTTTGGAAGTTGCCGAGGCGATCCGCTGGCTGGCAATCGACGCTCCCGCCGCCTCGACCGGGTCGGTGATAGACCTCAATGGCGCCAGCTATGTTCGCTAG